The following proteins are co-located in the Solea solea chromosome 4 unlocalized genomic scaffold, fSolSol10.1 SUPER_4_unloc_3, whole genome shotgun sequence genome:
- the LOC131449248 gene encoding uncharacterized protein LOC131449248 translates to MPRLKKHNRSIAAKKSMEERLAAVVASAPLVPTTCFPPPTRGPSRRGTGRRHRVSTWPVSPLTGRSHKMIIPAESPDKKFVLFVGDSHLRAIVDGHVKISHKQLSFGLMSTPGADAKDLRTEMVSAVLPRTPDLVCVLAPSNNLTKGTLDQAAVDFEELLTSALSRWPKLFVLDFPPRRNVDQDLQELFRQEFHRVAARKGVRYYSIAEFFPLSQRDLWSWDGVHLSDGSGMRTLVTLLCDKSSLELAMAVAQEESRSMLPAVPAPAPRLAPRLVVVGEARSPRPLHNPLDWKVVEPRRTGSSSPPKGGKVQLRDCSIPLTPVWFSPPMLEMMDSVRPGNLDQKEPSTSAKGPTGVKRPRSPFAPKKSCGKQKVKVEEWPELPKAVSVEVGDWPGVPKAVEEVPVERPRRRIVFKKRRTSQQQGAAADVVEVMSGPSPVTIEDCPPLHSSPDLIQSKVAVFDALPPKVQGLLVQV, encoded by the exons ATGCCTCGCCTGAAGAAGCACAACCGTTCCATCGCGGCCAAGAAGAGCATGGAGGAACGCctggcagcagtggtggcaTCTGCGCCTCTGGTCCCCACCACTTGCTTCCCACCACCAACACGTGGTCCCTCAC GTCGTGGTACTGGTCGTCGCCACCGTGTGAGCACCTGGCCAGTTTCACCCCTGACTGGCAGGAGTCACAAGATGATCATCCCAGCCGAGTCACCTGACAAGAAG tttgttctttttgtcgGTGATTCCCACCTGCGCGCCATTGTTGATGGCCATGTGAAGATTTCGCACAAGCAGCTTTCTTTTGGTCTCATGTCAACGCCAGGGGCTGACGCCAAGGACCTGAGGACTGAGATGGTGAGTGCAGTCCTTCCCAGGACACCTGaccttgtttgtgttcttgcGCCCAGCAACAACTTGACTAAGGGGACTTTGGATCAGGCTGCAGTGGACTTTGAGGAGCTTCTCACCAGTGCCTTGTCTCGGTGGCCGAAG TTGTTTGTCCTGGACTTCCCTCCGCGCCGGAACGTGGATCAGGACTTGCAGGAACTTTTTCGCCAGGAGTTTCACCGTGTGGCTGCACGCAAGG gtgTGAGGTACTACTCTATTGCAGAGTTCTTTCCTCTCAGCCAGCGTGACCTGTGGAGTTGGGATGGG GTGCACCTGAGTGATGGATCTGGGATGAGGACGCTGGTGACATTGCTATGCGACAAATCCAGTCTGGAGCTAGCGATGGCTGTTGCACAGGAGGAGTCGCGTAGCATGTTGCCAGctgttcctgctcctgctcctcgtcTGGCTCCGAGGTTGGTTGTGGTTGGAGAGGCCCGCTCTCCACGTCCGTTGCACAACCCATTGGATTGGAAGGTGGTTGAACCACGCAGGACG GGGAGCAGCTCGCCCCCTAAGGGAGGGAAGGTTCAGCTCAgg GATTGTTCCATCCCTCTCACTCCTGTGTGGTTCAGCCCACCAATGTTGGAGATGATGGACAGTGTCCGTCCGGGCAATCTTGATCAGAAGGAGCCCAGTACTTCTGCCAAGGGACCAACG GGGGTCAAGCGTCCTAGGAGCCCTTTTGCTCCAAAGAAGAGCTGTGGGAAACAGAAG gtGAAGGTGGAGGAGTGGCCTGAACTTCCCAAGGCTGTGTCG gtggaggtgggggatTGGCCTGGAGTGCCCAAGGCTGTGGAG gagGTCCCTGTGGAGCGTCCCCGCAGACGCATTGTCTTCAAGAAGAGGCGTACTTCTCAGCAG CAGGGggcagctgcagatgttgtggAGGTGATGAGTGGaccatcacctgtgaccatTGAAGACTGTCCCCCTCTGCACAGCTCCCCAGACCTCATCCAAAGTAAGGTCGCTGTTTTTGATGCTTTGCCG CCCAAGGTTCAGGGTCTGTTGGTGCAGGTGTAG